One window of Pseudomonas sp. ML2-2023-3 genomic DNA carries:
- a CDS encoding P1 family peptidase codes for MRIRELGITIGSGTPGVYNAITDVPGVRVGHHTLNVETDGVSIHSGVTVIEPRAGATHLQPCFAGVHVLNGNGDATGLEWIREAGLLTSPIAYTNTHSVGVVRDALVAAEREMGKQHTYWCMPVVLETYDGTLNDIWGQHVTAEHLQLALQAAESGPVAEGNVGGGTGMICHEFKGGIGTSSRVLSPEQGGWTVGALVQANYGVREALRVGGYPVGTVLDDVPSPFKSGVNVGVPGMGSIVITLATDAPLLPHQCTRLAQRASVGLARVGGGTEDSSGDIFIAFAVGNQNLPAANFGHPGEPTTALQMVNNDYISPLFVAAADAVEEAILNAMLGADDLTGCGHTVLALKPERLLAALRQVGWKAP; via the coding sequence ACGCTCAATGTTGAAACCGATGGGGTTTCCATCCATTCCGGTGTCACCGTGATTGAGCCCCGGGCCGGAGCCACCCATTTGCAGCCGTGTTTTGCAGGCGTGCATGTGCTCAACGGCAACGGTGACGCCACGGGGCTGGAGTGGATCCGGGAGGCGGGCTTGCTGACCTCGCCCATTGCCTACACCAACACCCACAGTGTTGGCGTGGTTCGCGATGCGCTGGTAGCTGCCGAGCGGGAGATGGGCAAGCAACATACCTACTGGTGCATGCCCGTGGTGCTGGAGACCTACGACGGAACGTTGAACGATATCTGGGGCCAGCACGTGACTGCCGAGCATCTGCAACTTGCCCTGCAAGCGGCCGAGTCCGGGCCTGTGGCAGAGGGCAACGTCGGGGGCGGTACCGGAATGATCTGCCACGAATTCAAGGGCGGGATCGGCACGTCATCACGGGTATTGAGCCCGGAGCAGGGGGGCTGGACGGTAGGGGCGCTGGTGCAGGCCAACTACGGCGTGCGTGAAGCCTTGCGGGTGGGCGGCTACCCGGTCGGCACGGTGCTGGATGACGTGCCATCGCCCTTCAAAAGCGGGGTCAATGTCGGCGTGCCGGGCATGGGGTCGATCGTGATTACCCTTGCCACCGACGCGCCCTTGTTGCCCCATCAGTGCACCCGTCTTGCACAGCGTGCCAGTGTCGGGTTGGCGCGGGTGGGGGGAGGAACCGAGGACTCCAGCGGCGATATCTTCATTGCCTTTGCGGTGGGCAACCAGAACTTGCCAGCGGCCAACTTCGGTCATCCGGGTGAGCCGACAACGGCGTTGCAGATGGTCAACAACGACTACATCTCGCCGCTGTTCGTGGCAGCGGCCGATGCGGTAGAAGAAGCCATTCTCAATGCCATGCTGGGCGCCGATGACCTGACAGGCTGTGGCCATACGGTGCTGGCGCTCAAGCCTGAGCGATTGCTGGCGGCGCTCAGGCAGGTGGGCTGGAAAGCACCTTGA